A part of Osmerus mordax isolate fOsmMor3 chromosome 10, fOsmMor3.pri, whole genome shotgun sequence genomic DNA contains:
- the adam9b gene encoding disintegrin and metalloproteinase domain-containing protein 9, giving the protein MVGKRSSFSLLTFVILLSYILEIENNDIFNGQTSKPVSYTVVKPQLIRRWKRNANIPKENKADETDHLAYTLNINDNKHILYLKKNKDFLSQDFVQYSHDKSGSPKTTYPKLNDHCYYHGKVKGHDDSLVALSTCSGLRGVIIVNNESYGIEPAPPFTANKHLLYHLKHSHSEAFACGVTDEDSHNESHYVFDPAMSLTALIRRKRNLPQTRYVELALVADNLRYKFKKENESAVREEMVELANLLDGYYKQLNIRVVLVALEIFKTGNPFDVEGSAGEVLGRFMAWRKETLLPKKRNDASHLIVGRPSAYRGGILGMAFVGTVCSVASSGGINVFSDNSLPYFSTVVAHELGHNLGMNHDNGRCSCNGGSCIMDASATGSTSFSMCSGADFERLVLRGGGVCLKNQPLLSDVVNVAKCGNGILEEGEQCDCGSPEVCTNKCCDAATCKFTRGSSCAQGSCCNNCQVSVSGTPCRSSVNSCDLPEFCNGKSAFCSTDHYIMDGQTCESNAAYCYEGRCQTYDYQCKHLFEKGATKAADICFQHANTKGDLFGNCGITSTGAYIKCSVSNAMCGKVQCTNVDTNNPPPGAQVSIQVIDGSSCVNADFNLGSDVLDPAYVNEGSLCDKGKACIDFKCVNATALLPQLNCDAQNTCNGRGWCNDQGHCHCNDGWAPPLCDRSGRGGSIDSGPAQIDYSLRNGLLIFFLLVIPILVLLVLVLLYVFKQDTLKCVNQSCATRHRSHNAANGQANSKTDVPANPTAQPHRHGPPTQTITPDPALEQTSRNGDLYPWNTESASVPNPLVHQQGPGVPRPIPSKQITH; this is encoded by the exons ATGGTCGGGAAACGAAGTTCCTTCAGTCTTCTGACTTTTGTAATTTTACTTAGTTACATCTTAGAAATTGAGAACAATG ATATTTTCAATGGACAGACATCTAAACCCGTCAGCTACACTGTGGTGAAACCTCAATTGATTCGGAGATGGAAAAGAAATGCAAACATCCCCAAAGAAAACAAG GCAGACGAAACAGATCACCTGGCTTACACTTTGAACATAAATGACAACAAGCATATCCTctatcttaaaaaaaacaa AGACTTTCTATCACAAGACTTTGTTCAGTATTCTCATGACAAAAGTGGATCCCCTAAAACAACATATCCAAAACTAAAT GACCATTGCTACTACCATGGGAAAGTAAAGGGACATGATGACTCGCTGGTTGCACTCAGTACCTGCTCAGGTTTAAG GGGTGTAATTATTGTTAACAATGAGTCTTATGGCATTGAACCAGCCCCACCGTTTACAGCCAACAAGCACCTTCTGTACCACCTTAAGCACAGCCACTCTGAGGCCTTCGCCTGTGGAGTGACAGATGAGGACTCACACAATGAGAGTCACTATGTCTTTGACCCCGCCATGTCACTGACCGCACTTATACGG AGAAAACGTAACCTACCTCAAACTAGATATGTGGAGTTGGCATTAGTTGCAGACAATCTCAGG TATAAATTcaagaaagaaaatgagagcGCAGTGCGAGAGGAAATGGTAGAATTGGCCAATCTACTGGACGGG TACTACAAGCAGCTGAATATCCGGGTGGTTTTGGTTGCTTTGGAGATATTTAAAACCGGGAATCCTTTTGACGTGGAAGGTTCTGCTGGGGAAGTTCTGGGGAGGTTTATGGCCTGGAGAAAAGAGACCCTCTTGCCTAAGAAAAGGAATGATGCCAGTCACCTCATTGT TGGTCGACCCTCTGCATATAGGGGTGGGATCCTGGGAATGGCGTTTGTGGGAACAGTGTGTTCGGTGGCAAGCTCTGGAGGAATTAACGTG TTTAGTGACAACAGTCTACCCTACTTCTCCACTGTGGTGGCTCATGAATTGGGCCACAACCTAGGAATGAACCATGATAATGGCCGCTGCTCTTGTAATGGAGGAAGCTGTATCATGGATGCCTCTgccac CGGTTCCACCAGCTTTAGTATGTGCAGCGGGGCCGATTTCGAGAGATTAGTTCTACGTGGAGGCGGGGTGTGTCTGAAGAACCAGCCCTTGTTGTCAGATGTGGTCAATGTGGCTAAATGTGGCAATGGCattctggaggagggagagcagtgtGACTGTGGATCACCAGAG GTGTGCACAAATAAGTGCTGTGATGCAGCTACCTGCAAGTTCACCAGGGGGTCTTCCTGTGCTCAGGGAAGTTGCTGCAACAACTGCCAG GTCAGCGTTTCAGGAACACCATGCAGAAGCTCTGTAAATTCATGTGACCTGCCTGAGTTCTGCAATGGGAAATCTGCCTTCTGTTCCACTGACCACTACATTATGGATGGCCAGACCTGTGAGAGCAATGCAGCTTATTGTTATGAGGGTCGTTGTCAGACATATGACTACCAGTGCAAACATCTATTTGAGAAAG GTGCAACGAAGGCAGCAGATATTTGCTTTCAACATGCCAACACAAAGGGGGATTTGTTTGGTAACTGTGGGATAACCAGCACAGGAGCCTATATCAAGTGTAGTGTGAG CAATGCCATGTGTGGAAAGGTTCAGTGCACCAATGTAGACACAAACAATCCCCCTCCTGGTGCGCAGGTCAGCATACAAGTGATTGATGGGTCTTCGTGTGTGAACGCAGACTTCAACCTCGGAAGTGATGTGCTGGACCCTGCTTATGTGAATGAAGGGAGTCTCTGTGACAAGGGAAAG GCCTGCATTGACTTCAAGTGTGTGAACGCCACGGCTCTGCTACCACAACTGAACTGTGATGCCCAGAACACCTGTAATGGTCGTGGG TGGTGTAACGACCAAGGGCACTGCCATTGTAATGATGGCTgggcccctcccctctgtgataggtctgggagaggaggcagcATAGACAGTGGTCCTGCCCAGATAG ACTACTCCCTCAGGAACGGCTTGCTAATCTTCTTCCTGTTAGTGATACCCATCCTGGTCCTGCTGGTTCTAGTTCTGCTGTATGTGTTCAAACAGGATACTCTGAAGTGTGTTAATCAAAGTTGTGCCACTCGCCACAG GTCCCACAATGCTGCTAATGGTCAAGCCAACAGCAAGACAGATGTTCCTGCAAACCCCACTGCACAACCTCACAGACATGGCCCTCCTACTCAG ACTATTACCCCAGACCCTGCCTTAGAACAAACATCCAG GAATGGAGATCTGTATCCCTGGAATACAGAATCAGCCTCTGTCCCCAATCCACTTGTTCACCAGCAGGGCCCAGGGGTCCCCAGACCCATCCCATCCAAGCAAATAACACACTGA